Proteins from a genomic interval of Cottoperca gobio chromosome 8, fCotGob3.1, whole genome shotgun sequence:
- the fbxl20 gene encoding F-box/LRR-repeat protein 20 isoform X3, producing the protein MFTNSDEAVINKKLPKELLLRIFSFLDVVTLCRCAQVSRSWNVLALDGSNWQRIDLFDFQRDIEGRVVENISKRCGGFLRKLSLRGCLGVGDSALRTFSQNCRNIELLSLNGCTKITDSTCNSLSKFCPKLKHLDLASCTSITNLSLKALSEGCPLLEQLNISWCDQVTKDGIQALVRCCPGLKGLFLKGCTQLEDEALKHIGAHCPELVTLNLQTCSQITDEGLITICRGCHRLQSLCVSGCANITDAILHALGQNCPRLRILEVARCSQLTDVGFTTLARNCHELEKMDLEECVQITDGTLIQLSIHCPRLQVLSLSHCELITDDGIRHLGSGPCAHDRLEVIELDNCPLITDASLEHLKSCHSLDRIELYDCQQITRAGIKRLRTHLPNIKVHAYFAPVTPPPSVGGSRQRFCRCCVLL; encoded by the exons ATGTTCACAAATAGTGACGAAGCCGTCATCAATAAGAAGCTGCCGAAGGAGCTGTTGCTACG AATCTTCTCCTTTCTGGATGTGGTGACACTCTGTCGCTGTGCCCAGGTCTCACGG TCCTGGAACGTTCTGGCCTTGGACGGCAGCAACTGGCAACGAATCGACCTCTTCGACTTTCAGAGGGACATCGAG GGCCGGGTGGTGGAGAACATCTCAAAGCGATGTGGAGGGTTCCTGAGGAAGCTGAGCCTGCGGGGCTGCCTGGGCGTGGGGGACAGCGCCCTGAG GACTTTCTCGCAGAACTGCAGGAACATCGAGCTGCTTAGTTTGAACGGCTGCACTAAGATCACTGACAG CACGTGTAATAGCCTCAGTAAGTTCTGTCCGAAGCTGAAGCACCTGGACCTCGCCTCCTGTACCTCAATCACcaacctgtcactcaaagctcTCAG CGAGGGTTGTCCCCTGCTGGAGCAGCTCAACATTTCCTGGTGTGATCAGGTGACGAAGGACGGCATCCAGGCCCTGGTGCGTTGCTGTCCTGGGCTCAAAGGCCTTTTCCTCAAGGGATGCACGCAG TTAGAGGACGAGGCTCTGAAGCACATCGGGGCGCACTGTCCAGAGCTGGTCACACTCAACCTGCAGACGTGCTCA CAGATCACAGATGAGGGCCTCATCACGATCTGCCGGGGTTGTCACCGCCTGCAGTCTCTGTGCGTGTCGGGCTGCGCCAATATCACAGACGCCATCCTGCACGCCCTGGGACAGAACTGCCCTCGCCTCAG AATATTAGAAGTGGCTCGCTGCTCTCAGCTTACAGATGTGGGCTTCACTACATTAGCAAGG AACTGTCATGAGCTTGAGAAAATGGATTTAGAAGAATGTGTGCag ATCACAGATGGAACACTCATCCAGCTGTCGATCCACTGCCCTCGTTTGCAAGTGCtg AGTCTCTCTCACTGTGAGCTGATCACGGACGACGGCATCAGACACCTGGGCAGCGGCCCCTGCGCTCACGACCGTCTGGAGGTGATCGAGCTGGACAACTGCCCCCTGATCACAGACGCCTCGCTGGAGCACCTGAAGAGCTGCCATAGTCTGGATCGCATTGAGCTCTATGACTGCCAGCAGATCACCCGCGCAGGCATCAAGAGACTAAGG ACACATCTGCCTAACATCAAAGTGCACGCATACTTCGCTCCCGTCACTCCGCCCCCTTCCGTCGGAGGCAGCCGCCAGAGGTTTTGCCGCTGCTGCGTCCTGCTATGA
- the fbxl20 gene encoding F-box/LRR-repeat protein 20 isoform X1, with protein sequence MGKEVNGVSRSRFEMFTNSDEAVINKKLPKELLLRIFSFLDVVTLCRCAQVSRSWNVLALDGSNWQRIDLFDFQRDIEGRVVENISKRCGGFLRKLSLRGCLGVGDSALRTFSQNCRNIELLSLNGCTKITDSTCNSLSKFCPKLKHLDLASCTSITNLSLKALSEGCPLLEQLNISWCDQVTKDGIQALVRCCPGLKGLFLKGCTQLEDEALKHIGAHCPELVTLNLQTCSQITDEGLITICRGCHRLQSLCVSGCANITDAILHALGQNCPRLRILEVARCSQLTDVGFTTLARNCHELEKMDLEECVQITDGTLIQLSIHCPRLQVLSLSHCELITDDGIRHLGSGPCAHDRLEVIELDNCPLITDASLEHLKSCHSLDRIELYDCQQITRAGIKRLRTHLPNIKVHAYFAPVTPPPSVGGSRQRFCRCCVLL encoded by the exons ATGGGGAAGGAGGTAAATGGTGTTTCGCGGAGCCGGTTTGAG ATGTTCACAAATAGTGACGAAGCCGTCATCAATAAGAAGCTGCCGAAGGAGCTGTTGCTACG AATCTTCTCCTTTCTGGATGTGGTGACACTCTGTCGCTGTGCCCAGGTCTCACGG TCCTGGAACGTTCTGGCCTTGGACGGCAGCAACTGGCAACGAATCGACCTCTTCGACTTTCAGAGGGACATCGAG GGCCGGGTGGTGGAGAACATCTCAAAGCGATGTGGAGGGTTCCTGAGGAAGCTGAGCCTGCGGGGCTGCCTGGGCGTGGGGGACAGCGCCCTGAG GACTTTCTCGCAGAACTGCAGGAACATCGAGCTGCTTAGTTTGAACGGCTGCACTAAGATCACTGACAG CACGTGTAATAGCCTCAGTAAGTTCTGTCCGAAGCTGAAGCACCTGGACCTCGCCTCCTGTACCTCAATCACcaacctgtcactcaaagctcTCAG CGAGGGTTGTCCCCTGCTGGAGCAGCTCAACATTTCCTGGTGTGATCAGGTGACGAAGGACGGCATCCAGGCCCTGGTGCGTTGCTGTCCTGGGCTCAAAGGCCTTTTCCTCAAGGGATGCACGCAG TTAGAGGACGAGGCTCTGAAGCACATCGGGGCGCACTGTCCAGAGCTGGTCACACTCAACCTGCAGACGTGCTCA CAGATCACAGATGAGGGCCTCATCACGATCTGCCGGGGTTGTCACCGCCTGCAGTCTCTGTGCGTGTCGGGCTGCGCCAATATCACAGACGCCATCCTGCACGCCCTGGGACAGAACTGCCCTCGCCTCAG AATATTAGAAGTGGCTCGCTGCTCTCAGCTTACAGATGTGGGCTTCACTACATTAGCAAGG AACTGTCATGAGCTTGAGAAAATGGATTTAGAAGAATGTGTGCag ATCACAGATGGAACACTCATCCAGCTGTCGATCCACTGCCCTCGTTTGCAAGTGCtg AGTCTCTCTCACTGTGAGCTGATCACGGACGACGGCATCAGACACCTGGGCAGCGGCCCCTGCGCTCACGACCGTCTGGAGGTGATCGAGCTGGACAACTGCCCCCTGATCACAGACGCCTCGCTGGAGCACCTGAAGAGCTGCCATAGTCTGGATCGCATTGAGCTCTATGACTGCCAGCAGATCACCCGCGCAGGCATCAAGAGACTAAGG ACACATCTGCCTAACATCAAAGTGCACGCATACTTCGCTCCCGTCACTCCGCCCCCTTCCGTCGGAGGCAGCCGCCAGAGGTTTTGCCGCTGCTGCGTCCTGCTATGA
- the fbxl20 gene encoding F-box/LRR-repeat protein 20 isoform X2, translating into MPGAVLEMFTNSDEAVINKKLPKELLLRIFSFLDVVTLCRCAQVSRSWNVLALDGSNWQRIDLFDFQRDIEGRVVENISKRCGGFLRKLSLRGCLGVGDSALRTFSQNCRNIELLSLNGCTKITDSTCNSLSKFCPKLKHLDLASCTSITNLSLKALSEGCPLLEQLNISWCDQVTKDGIQALVRCCPGLKGLFLKGCTQLEDEALKHIGAHCPELVTLNLQTCSQITDEGLITICRGCHRLQSLCVSGCANITDAILHALGQNCPRLRILEVARCSQLTDVGFTTLARNCHELEKMDLEECVQITDGTLIQLSIHCPRLQVLSLSHCELITDDGIRHLGSGPCAHDRLEVIELDNCPLITDASLEHLKSCHSLDRIELYDCQQITRAGIKRLRTHLPNIKVHAYFAPVTPPPSVGGSRQRFCRCCVLL; encoded by the exons ATGCCGGGGGCCGTCCTCGAG ATGTTCACAAATAGTGACGAAGCCGTCATCAATAAGAAGCTGCCGAAGGAGCTGTTGCTACG AATCTTCTCCTTTCTGGATGTGGTGACACTCTGTCGCTGTGCCCAGGTCTCACGG TCCTGGAACGTTCTGGCCTTGGACGGCAGCAACTGGCAACGAATCGACCTCTTCGACTTTCAGAGGGACATCGAG GGCCGGGTGGTGGAGAACATCTCAAAGCGATGTGGAGGGTTCCTGAGGAAGCTGAGCCTGCGGGGCTGCCTGGGCGTGGGGGACAGCGCCCTGAG GACTTTCTCGCAGAACTGCAGGAACATCGAGCTGCTTAGTTTGAACGGCTGCACTAAGATCACTGACAG CACGTGTAATAGCCTCAGTAAGTTCTGTCCGAAGCTGAAGCACCTGGACCTCGCCTCCTGTACCTCAATCACcaacctgtcactcaaagctcTCAG CGAGGGTTGTCCCCTGCTGGAGCAGCTCAACATTTCCTGGTGTGATCAGGTGACGAAGGACGGCATCCAGGCCCTGGTGCGTTGCTGTCCTGGGCTCAAAGGCCTTTTCCTCAAGGGATGCACGCAG TTAGAGGACGAGGCTCTGAAGCACATCGGGGCGCACTGTCCAGAGCTGGTCACACTCAACCTGCAGACGTGCTCA CAGATCACAGATGAGGGCCTCATCACGATCTGCCGGGGTTGTCACCGCCTGCAGTCTCTGTGCGTGTCGGGCTGCGCCAATATCACAGACGCCATCCTGCACGCCCTGGGACAGAACTGCCCTCGCCTCAG AATATTAGAAGTGGCTCGCTGCTCTCAGCTTACAGATGTGGGCTTCACTACATTAGCAAGG AACTGTCATGAGCTTGAGAAAATGGATTTAGAAGAATGTGTGCag ATCACAGATGGAACACTCATCCAGCTGTCGATCCACTGCCCTCGTTTGCAAGTGCtg AGTCTCTCTCACTGTGAGCTGATCACGGACGACGGCATCAGACACCTGGGCAGCGGCCCCTGCGCTCACGACCGTCTGGAGGTGATCGAGCTGGACAACTGCCCCCTGATCACAGACGCCTCGCTGGAGCACCTGAAGAGCTGCCATAGTCTGGATCGCATTGAGCTCTATGACTGCCAGCAGATCACCCGCGCAGGCATCAAGAGACTAAGG ACACATCTGCCTAACATCAAAGTGCACGCATACTTCGCTCCCGTCACTCCGCCCCCTTCCGTCGGAGGCAGCCGCCAGAGGTTTTGCCGCTGCTGCGTCCTGCTATGA